In Paenibacillus sp. G2S3, a single window of DNA contains:
- a CDS encoding GTP-binding protein: MKIPVIILSGFLGSGKTTLLLSLLKESKVRGLNPGVVMNELGKRDVDGYILQEHTGTTVTKLLDGCVCCSRKEDLADSLLVLLRGRPDAIYIELTGVADPEEIAKTLQETSLQDRVELHFTITLLDAENALEYNSRLSSDKQLVRTLRKQLSTADLIVVNKSDLVEPETLWRIEKGVRKQNTEAEIVYTHYSEINLSPILSGIIPRKIIAPAPQRAPQTFKGATLKQMNSDQGATAVKERQEEPHTSFSQVTAITLTIPQAGTTIPTKEQLEAFFQEWGDNLLRAKGHILLSEQEPVQLVQYAGMRTSWEASRYPGMPYVVFIGLNLDEELLADRWTALFAP, from the coding sequence ATGAAGATACCAGTAATTATTTTGAGCGGGTTTCTGGGGAGCGGGAAGACAACTCTGCTGTTGTCCCTGCTGAAAGAGAGCAAGGTAAGAGGTCTGAACCCTGGCGTAGTCATGAATGAGCTGGGAAAGAGAGATGTAGATGGGTATATTCTGCAGGAGCACACGGGTACAACCGTGACTAAGCTGCTGGACGGATGTGTATGCTGTAGCCGTAAAGAGGATCTAGCGGATAGCCTGCTGGTACTGCTAAGAGGGCGGCCTGATGCTATTTATATCGAGCTTACTGGCGTTGCAGATCCTGAAGAAATCGCTAAAACACTTCAAGAGACCTCTCTTCAGGATAGAGTCGAATTGCATTTTACGATCACCTTATTGGATGCAGAAAATGCCTTGGAATATAACAGCAGACTTTCCTCTGACAAACAGCTGGTTCGTACCCTTCGCAAGCAGCTGTCCACCGCCGATCTCATTGTTGTTAATAAGAGCGATCTTGTAGAGCCTGAAACCTTATGGCGAATTGAAAAGGGAGTCCGAAAACAAAATACAGAGGCTGAAATCGTATATACCCATTACAGCGAGATCAACCTTTCTCCGATATTATCAGGAATCATCCCACGTAAAATCATCGCTCCCGCGCCACAACGAGCACCTCAAACCTTTAAAGGCGCAACACTTAAACAAATGAATTCAGATCAGGGAGCTACAGCTGTAAAAGAACGGCAAGAAGAGCCCCATACTTCTTTTTCTCAAGTGACCGCCATCACGTTAACCATTCCACAAGCAGGAACTACAATACCTACCAAAGAACAGCTTGAGGCTTTCTTTCAAGAATGGGGTGACAACCTGCTCCGTGCCAAAGGGCATATTCTTTTGTCCGAACAGGAGCCGGTTCAACTTGTCCAATATGCGGGAATGCGTACGAGCTGGGAAGCGTCACGTTACCCTGGAATGCCTTATGTGGTGTTCATCGGGTTAAATTTAGATGAGGAACTGCTGGCAGATCGGTGGACCGCCTTATTCGCACCTTGA
- the rpmG gene encoding 50S ribosomal protein L33 produces MRVIITLACTETGDRNYTTTKNKRNHPERMEMKKYCPRLKRVTLHRETR; encoded by the coding sequence ATGAGAGTAATCATTACTTTGGCATGCACGGAAACAGGAGATCGTAACTATACCACTACCAAGAATAAGCGAAATCATCCAGAACGGATGGAAATGAAGAAGTATTGTCCACGTCTGAAAAGAGTTACATTACACCGCGAAACCCGGTAA
- a CDS encoding GTP-binding protein: MKKIPVTVLSGYLGSGKTTLLNHVLHNREGLKVAVIVNDMSEVNVDANLVKSGNTLSRTEEKLVEMSNGCICCTLRDDLIVEVQKLAAEGRFDYILIESSGISEPVPVAQTFTYANPELDIDLTTLAQLDTMVTVVDAGRFWHDFSSGDSLMDRSQTAGEDDFRDIVDLLIDQIETCDVLLLNKCDLLEEEELNKLEAVLRKLQPSAKLIRTVNGVVDPKEILNTGLFDFEKTSLSSGWITELNKDSHTPETEEYGISSFVYRRRTPFHPQRLSLFFSHWPEEVVRAKGIVWVAAEGDLAASISQAGPSIQFGPAGYWLATMPEDEQLEVLESEPEMKAKWDNQWGDRMNEIVFIGVSMDPAQIEGRLDRCLLTKDELKQDWTTFNNPLPWPVEELLAAAAEE; encoded by the coding sequence ATGAAAAAAATCCCCGTTACTGTACTCAGTGGCTACTTAGGCTCTGGAAAAACAACACTGCTAAATCATGTCTTGCACAACCGTGAAGGCTTGAAGGTTGCTGTTATCGTAAACGATATGAGTGAAGTGAATGTGGATGCCAATCTGGTGAAGTCCGGAAATACGCTGTCTAGAACTGAAGAGAAATTAGTGGAGATGTCTAACGGCTGTATCTGCTGCACTCTCCGTGATGATTTGATTGTTGAAGTGCAAAAGCTGGCTGCTGAGGGTCGTTTTGATTACATCCTCATTGAATCTTCTGGCATAAGTGAGCCTGTGCCGGTGGCGCAGACCTTTACCTATGCGAATCCCGAGCTGGATATCGATTTAACTACCCTTGCTCAATTAGACACGATGGTTACCGTTGTGGATGCGGGCCGATTCTGGCATGACTTCTCTTCTGGTGATAGTCTGATGGATCGTAGTCAAACGGCTGGCGAAGACGATTTTCGGGATATTGTGGATTTGCTCATAGACCAGATCGAAACTTGTGATGTGTTGCTGCTTAATAAATGTGATCTGCTGGAAGAAGAAGAGCTCAACAAGCTTGAAGCGGTTCTCCGTAAACTTCAGCCGAGCGCCAAGCTGATCCGAACGGTTAACGGAGTAGTAGATCCGAAGGAGATTCTTAATACAGGACTGTTTGATTTTGAAAAAACAAGCTTATCCTCCGGTTGGATCACGGAGCTGAATAAGGATTCGCATACGCCTGAGACGGAGGAATACGGGATATCTTCTTTTGTTTATCGCCGGAGAACACCCTTTCATCCGCAAAGGTTAAGCTTGTTCTTTAGTCATTGGCCGGAGGAAGTTGTCAGAGCGAAAGGGATTGTATGGGTTGCCGCGGAGGGTGATCTTGCAGCGAGTATCAGCCAGGCTGGACCCTCTATTCAGTTCGGACCTGCCGGCTACTGGCTAGCTACAATGCCTGAGGATGAGCAGCTCGAGGTACTGGAAAGCGAACCTGAAATGAAGGCCAAATGGGACAATCAGTGGGGCGATCGAATGAATGAAATCGTGTTTATCGGTGTTAGTATGGACCCGGCACAGATCGAAGGCAGATTAGATCGATGTTTGTTGACGAAAGATGAGTTGAAGCAGGATTGGACAACGTTTAATAATCCGCTTCCTTGGCCCGTTGAGGAGCTCCTTGCGGCAGCGGCTGAGGAGTAG